CTCCTGGCCTTTCTCCCGACCGAAGCCGGACAGCCCCACCCCGCCGAAGGGCGTCTCGATGCCACCCGCGTACCACTCGTTGACGAACACCTGGCCGGCGCACAGGCGTCGCGCGCAGCGCAGGGCCCGGTTGAGGTCCTGGGTGAACACCCCGGCCACCAGGCCGAACTCGGTACCGTTGGCGATGGCGATGGCCTCCTCTTCGGAGTCGAAGGGAATCACCGCCAGCACCGGACCGAACACCTCGGTCCGGGCGATCTCCATGTCCGGCGATACGTCCCGGAACACCGTCGGCGCCATGTAGTGGCCGCGCAGGCCGCTGATGGCCTCGCCGCCGGTGGCCACCACCGCGCCCTCCTCCTGGGCCCGGCGGCACAGCGCCTGGATGCCCTCCAACTGGGCGGCGGAAATCACCGGGGTCAGGTCGGGATCGTCCTGACCCAGCCCGACCTTCAGCCCTTCCGCCATGGCCACCACCTCGGCCACCACCTCCTCGTAGACCGTCCGCTGGACCAGGAGGCGCGACATGGCCGAGCAGACCTGGCCGGCATTGAAGAAAATGCCGTTGCGCACGCTGGCCAGCAGTTGCTCGCGGTCGGCGTCGGGGAACACCAGGGCCGCCGATTTGCCGCCCAGCTCCATCACGCTGGGAATGGCATGTTCCGCCGCCGAGCGCAGGATGCTCTGGCCGGTGCCGACCGAACCGGTGAAGACGATCTGGTCGACGTCGCGGTGACCGGCGAGGTACGCCCCCACTTCACGGCCCCGGCCGCAGATCAGGTTGACCGCGCCCCGGGGCAGCCCGGCGCGCTCGATGGCCTTGAGCAGCACGCAGAGGCCCAGCGGCGACAGTTCCGGGGACTTGATCACCACCGCGTTGCCGGCCGCCAGGGCCGGCGCCAGGGAACGCGCGCAGATGGACACCGGGAAATTCCAGGGCACGATCTGCAGCGACACACCCATGGGGTCGTAGACGGTGAAGTCCATGTAGCCATTGCCCAGGGGAATGGAGGTCCCCTCGATCTTGTCCGCCATGCCGGCGTAGTACTCGAAGTAGCGCGCCGCCTCGACGAACTCGTCGCGGGCGTCGCGCAGGCTCTTGCCGTTCTCCTGGCAGAGGACCCAGGCGCCCTCCTCGGTCACCGCGCGGATCTGCGCGGCGATCTCCAGCAGCCAGGCGACCCGCTGGGCCGGACGCGCCCGGGTCAGCTCGCCGCTGTCGGCGCAACGACGCGCCGCCTGCAGGGCGTGTTCGGCATCCGCCACCGACGCCTGGGCGACGGTGGCCACCCGTTCGGTGGTGCCGGGGTTGTTCACATCGAGGCGCCCCTCGCTGTCGGTCCAGTGACCGTCGATGAAGTTCAGCCAATGAGCTGCGATCGGATACATGGCCATCACCTCAGGCGTTGCGGGCGCAATCGAGCAGCTGGTTGGCGGCCCACTTGTGGAAGTAGTGGGTCGGCAGGTCCATCTCCGGAGAGAAGGCGCCGCCGCCGTAGCCCGGGGAATGACGGCCCTTCTGCATGCCTTCCACCGAGGCGATGTCCTCGGCGAACACCACGCGCCAGGACTCCATCACCGCGCGACGGGCGGGCTCGAAGCGGACGTCCAGGGCCTCGTCGCCCACGTAGAAGAGGCGCAGGTGCTCGATGGTCTTACCGGGCGCCACCGGCTCCAGCATCATGGCGAATGCGTGGTCGGCCTGGATGCCCAGCAGCACGTTGGGGAAGAAGGCCACGTACTCGGCGGTGCGCAGGCGATCCTTGGGCCAGGACGGGAAGATCGGCAGCTGGGTACCGGCGACGTCGGACAGGTTGTAGGCATGGCTGCCCTGGCCGGCGAACTGCTCGAACATGATGTTGTAGTGGTCTTCC
This genomic window from Pseudomonas furukawaii contains:
- a CDS encoding aldehyde dehydrogenase family protein, producing the protein MYPIAAHWLNFIDGHWTDSEGRLDVNNPGTTERVATVAQASVADAEHALQAARRCADSGELTRARPAQRVAWLLEIAAQIRAVTEEGAWVLCQENGKSLRDARDEFVEAARYFEYYAGMADKIEGTSIPLGNGYMDFTVYDPMGVSLQIVPWNFPVSICARSLAPALAAGNAVVIKSPELSPLGLCVLLKAIERAGLPRGAVNLICGRGREVGAYLAGHRDVDQIVFTGSVGTGQSILRSAAEHAIPSVMELGGKSAALVFPDADREQLLASVRNGIFFNAGQVCSAMSRLLVQRTVYEEVVAEVVAMAEGLKVGLGQDDPDLTPVISAAQLEGIQALCRRAQEEGAVVATGGEAISGLRGHYMAPTVFRDVSPDMEIARTEVFGPVLAVIPFDSEEEAIAIANGTEFGLVAGVFTQDLNRALRCARRLCAGQVFVNEWYAGGIETPFGGVGLSGFGREKGQEALYSYVRTKNLALRIQGE